In Primulina eburnea isolate SZY01 chromosome 3, ASM2296580v1, whole genome shotgun sequence, one DNA window encodes the following:
- the LOC140828535 gene encoding uncharacterized protein — protein sequence MENNGIAATPSLEEVRANVFSIHPDSVAKPDDFSSVFFQHGWEIVHQDVLDAVLDFFRVSPLPQSFTATTITLIPKVEGAQSYSRSPTHGGNVILKLDMARAYDRVQWSFLFDVLRHFDFSKRVVDGFGMSLRQGDPLSPLLFILGVDYLSCGLGRLYLQHPAFSYHSSCDFFISHLAYAVDIIIFANCGSRGMQDLINFLHHYENSSGQLVNAAKSSLILPPRCSTRFRSRLLRITGFSEGHLPQTLGKEMALGPMVSGLPPCSLGGSWFPSIERSCGKLLHQAVVLWFHIPCLASPLSYSASAEPGICWQVGLGNVSFWDDIWFGDTPLSSQSEVRGGRGARISNFIYEGASDFDLLCLLVAPSMAEAIALVPITSGEPDVARWIYSSDGAFSLKSAWELVRLIAQSSDILTPCWGS from the exons ATGGAGAATAATGGTATTGCTGCAACCCCTTCTTTAGAGGAGGTTCGCGCGAATGTTTTCTCCATTCATCCTGATAGTGTGGCTAAGCCTGATGACTTCTCTTCAGTGTTTTTCCAGCATGGCTGGGAGATAGTTCATCAGGATGTTTTGGATGCTGTTTTGGATTTCTTCCGAGTTTCTCCCTTGCCTCAGAGTTTTACTGCCACCACGATTACTTTGATTCCGAAAGTTGAGG GAGCTCAATCATATTCTCGCTCTCCCACTCATGGTGGTAATGTTATTTTGAAATTGGATATGGCTAGGGCCTATGACCGGGTTCAATGGTCTTTCCTCTTTGATGTGTTGCGTCATTTTGATTTCTCGAAACGGGTTGTGGATGGTTTCGGCAT GAGCCTTAGACAGGGAGATCCATTGTCTCCTCTTCTTTTCATTTTGGGGGTGGATTATCTTTCATGTGGCCTTGGCCGCCTTTACCTGCAGCATCCTGCTTTCAGTTACCATTCTAGCtgtgatttttttatttccCACTTGGCTTATGCTGTTGATATCATTATTTTTGCCAATTGTGGCTCTCGTGGGATGCAAGATCTCATAAATTTTTTGCATCACTATGAGAATTCTTCTGGGCAGCTGGTTAACGCTGCTAAGAGTTCTTTGATTTTGCCCCCGAGGTGCTCCACGCGTTTCCGCTCTCGGCTTTTGCGTATTACCGGGTTTTCGGAGGGTCATTTGCCTCAA ACCCTTGGAAAAGAAATGGCATTGGGCCCGATGGTCTCGGGCTTGCCTCCCTGTTCTTTAGGGGGATCTTGGTTTCCGTCGATTGAAAGATCTTGTGGAAAGCTTCTCCATCAAGCTGTGGTTTTG TGGTTCCATATCCCCTGTTTGGCATCGCCTCTTTCATATTCGGCATCGGCAGAGCCTGGTATCTGCTGGCAGGTTGGCCTAGGCAATGTTTCATTTTGGGATGATATTTGGTTCGGGGATACCCCTTTGTCGAGCCAGAGTGAGGTTAGAGGGGGCCGCGGTGCCCGtatatcaaattttatttatgaGGGGGCTTCGGATTTTGATCTTCTTTGCTTGCTTGTTGCCCCCTCGATGGCCGAGGCCATTGCTCTGGTTCCCATCACCTCTGGTGAGCCTGATGTGGCTCGTTGGATTTACAGTTCTGACGGTGCTTTTTCGTTGAAATCTGCGTGGGAGCTTGTCCGTTTGATAGCCCAGTCTTCTGATATTTTGACTCCTTGCTGGGGTAGCTAG